The following coding sequences lie in one Flagellimonas eckloniae genomic window:
- a CDS encoding GbsR/MarR family transcriptional regulator has product MEFQEAKEKFISTWGSLGTLWGINKAMAQIQALLFISTKPLTTEEIMEELQISRGNTSMNVRQLIDWGIVTKTLKSGERKEFYTTEKDVQELARIVAKERSRRELQPVIKTLKEVSSIVISDDAEQKEFAQQTKALYEMADTADTLLNKLADQKQNWFNKTILKMFK; this is encoded by the coding sequence ATGGAATTCCAAGAAGCAAAAGAAAAGTTTATCAGCACATGGGGAAGTTTGGGTACCCTTTGGGGTATTAATAAGGCCATGGCCCAAATTCAAGCTTTGCTTTTTATTTCTACAAAACCGCTTACCACTGAGGAAATCATGGAGGAACTTCAAATTTCTCGGGGCAACACCAGTATGAATGTTCGCCAATTGATTGATTGGGGCATTGTGACCAAAACGCTTAAGTCTGGCGAGCGCAAGGAGTTTTATACTACGGAAAAAGATGTGCAGGAATTGGCTCGTATAGTTGCCAAAGAACGCAGCCGTAGAGAGTTACAGCCTGTAATTAAGACATTGAAAGAAGTTAGTAGTATTGTCATTTCGGATGATGCTGAACAAAAAGAGTTTGCGCAACAGACCAAGGCACTTTATGAAATGGCTGATACTGCGGATACCCTACTAAATAAGTTGGCAGACCAAAAGCAAAATTGGTTTAATAAAACCATACTAAAAATGTTTAAATAA
- a CDS encoding M3 family metallopeptidase, with protein MDNPLLKSFDKAPFEQIKNEHFKPAFLEAIENARKEIDAIAENTEEPTFENTLEALDFSGKQLDRISSIFFNLNSAETNDEIQKIAQEVSPLLSEFSNDITLNESLFQRIKSVYEQKDDLDLTVEQQTLLKKRYKSFSRNGANLNDTDKKRLREIDAELSKLKLKFGENVLAETNKFELLLTDEKDLKGLPDGAKEAASQLAKSKDKEGWLITLDYPSYIPFMKYAENRALRKELSLAFGSKGFHKDELDNQENVLKIASLRFERANLLGYKTHADFVLEERMAETPDKVQQFLTELLEKAKPAAEREFAELQAFAKELDGIAQLEKWDSAYYSEKLKQKLFNLDDEKLKPYFKLENVIDGVFKVAEKLFDLNFKEVFDIEKYHDDVKTYEVYDNSKNLISIFYADFHPRPGKRGGAWMTSYKSQYTFQGKNSRPHISNVCNFTKPTSTKPSLLTFNEVTTLFHEFGHGLHGMLANTTYPSLSGTSVYWDFVELPSQVMENWCYEKEALELFAFHYETGELIPMELVQKIKESATFQEGMATLRQLSFGFLDMAWHGTDPSNIKDVKKYESKAFEGTNIFPETPETCMSVAFSHIFQGGYSSGYYSYKWAEVLDADAFTYFKENGIFNKEIATKFKENVLSKGGTENPMTLYKRFRGAAPKIEPLLERAGLIKKTG; from the coding sequence ATGGATAATCCCCTTCTCAAATCATTTGACAAAGCTCCATTTGAACAAATCAAAAACGAGCATTTTAAACCTGCTTTTTTAGAAGCAATTGAAAATGCCCGAAAAGAGATTGATGCGATAGCTGAAAATACCGAGGAACCAACTTTTGAAAATACTTTGGAAGCTTTGGACTTTTCTGGAAAGCAATTAGACCGAATTTCCAGTATTTTTTTCAACCTAAATTCTGCGGAAACCAATGATGAAATTCAAAAAATTGCACAGGAGGTCTCTCCTTTGTTGTCAGAATTCAGCAATGACATTACACTGAACGAAAGTCTTTTTCAGCGGATAAAATCAGTTTACGAACAAAAAGACGACCTTGACCTAACGGTTGAACAGCAAACTTTATTAAAAAAACGATACAAAAGCTTTAGTAGAAATGGAGCGAATCTTAATGATACAGATAAAAAAAGACTGCGCGAAATAGACGCTGAACTATCTAAATTAAAACTAAAATTTGGAGAAAATGTGTTGGCAGAAACCAACAAATTTGAACTGTTGCTTACTGACGAAAAAGATTTAAAAGGCCTGCCAGATGGAGCAAAGGAAGCCGCATCTCAGTTGGCAAAATCAAAAGACAAGGAAGGCTGGTTGATTACATTGGATTATCCAAGTTACATTCCGTTTATGAAATATGCCGAAAATAGGGCATTGCGAAAAGAATTGTCTCTCGCATTTGGGAGCAAAGGGTTTCATAAGGATGAACTGGACAATCAAGAAAATGTTTTAAAGATTGCTTCGCTTCGCTTCGAACGAGCCAACTTATTGGGATATAAAACGCATGCAGATTTTGTCTTGGAGGAGCGAATGGCGGAAACTCCGGATAAAGTACAGCAATTCTTAACAGAACTTCTGGAAAAAGCAAAACCAGCAGCCGAAAGAGAATTTGCAGAATTACAGGCATTTGCAAAAGAGTTGGACGGTATTGCGCAATTGGAAAAATGGGATAGCGCTTATTATTCAGAAAAGTTGAAACAAAAACTCTTCAATTTGGATGATGAAAAGCTAAAACCCTATTTTAAACTGGAAAATGTAATTGATGGCGTTTTTAAGGTAGCGGAAAAATTGTTTGACCTCAATTTTAAAGAAGTTTTTGATATTGAAAAATATCATGATGATGTTAAGACCTACGAAGTTTATGACAACTCGAAAAACTTGATTTCAATTTTCTATGCAGATTTTCATCCCAGACCAGGAAAACGAGGGGGAGCTTGGATGACCTCTTATAAATCACAGTACACGTTTCAAGGTAAAAATAGTAGACCACATATTTCCAACGTCTGCAACTTTACAAAACCAACAAGTACAAAACCTTCCCTTCTTACCTTTAATGAGGTAACTACGTTGTTCCATGAATTTGGCCATGGGCTGCATGGCATGCTTGCAAATACAACCTATCCAAGTCTTTCTGGGACTTCGGTGTATTGGGATTTTGTGGAATTACCAAGTCAAGTCATGGAAAATTGGTGCTATGAAAAAGAAGCATTGGAACTTTTTGCCTTTCATTATGAAACTGGAGAGTTGATTCCTATGGAACTGGTTCAAAAAATAAAAGAATCTGCAACTTTTCAGGAAGGTATGGCCACACTACGCCAACTAAGCTTTGGGTTCTTGGACATGGCATGGCACGGAACTGACCCATCAAACATTAAAGATGTAAAAAAATATGAGTCTAAAGCCTTTGAAGGCACCAATATATTTCCAGAAACTCCTGAAACCTGCATGAGTGTAGCTTTCTCCCATATTTTTCAAGGAGGATATTCATCTGGTTATTACAGCTATAAATGGGCAGAGGTTTTAGATGCAGATGCATTCACCTATTTTAAGGAAAATGGAATTTTCAACAAGGAAATTGCAACCAAATTCAAAGAAAATGTGCTTTCCAAAGGAGGTACAGAAAATCCAATGACCTTGTACAAGCGCTTTAGAGGTGCGGCGCCTAAAATTGAACCTTTGTTGGAAAGGGCTGGGTTAATCAAGAAAACAGGATGA
- the purE gene encoding 5-(carboxyamino)imidazole ribonucleotide mutase, translated as MSKVAVVMGSTSDLPVMQEAVDILKGFDIEVDVDIVSAHRTPEKLFDFSKNAHKNGYTVIIAGAGGAAHLPGMVASLSPLPVIGVPVKSSNSIDGWDSILSILQMPSGVPVATVALNGAKNAGILAAQIIGSSDKCVLDKIEVYKQGLKEKVIKGAEEVRNK; from the coding sequence ATGAGCAAAGTAGCCGTAGTTATGGGAAGCACCAGTGACCTTCCTGTTATGCAAGAAGCCGTTGATATTTTAAAAGGGTTTGATATAGAGGTTGATGTAGACATCGTATCTGCTCACCGAACTCCTGAAAAACTATTCGATTTTAGCAAAAATGCCCATAAAAATGGATATACCGTCATAATTGCAGGCGCCGGCGGTGCTGCACATCTTCCTGGAATGGTCGCTTCTTTATCTCCTTTACCTGTGATTGGGGTTCCTGTAAAAAGCAGCAATTCCATTGATGGTTGGGACTCTATTTTATCCATTCTTCAAATGCCCAGTGGAGTTCCCGTAGCAACAGTAGCCCTAAATGGTGCAAAAAATGCTGGAATTTTAGCAGCCCAGATCATTGGCTCATCAGATAAATGCGTTTTGGATAAAATTGAAGTCTATAAACAAGGACTTAAGGAAAAAGTAATCAAAGGGGCAGAGGAAGTACGAAATAAATAG
- a CDS encoding 5-(carboxyamino)imidazole ribonucleotide synthase translates to MHFFSSDFKLGILGGGQLGKMLLYETRKWDIQTKVMDTSKDAPCKIACNEFVLGNLLDFDDVYNFGKDVDILTIEIENVNVEALEKLEQENVRVYPPTKTLRTIQNKATQKLFYTDNGIPTSPFTRFAYTSEIEDSISNGGLQFPFVWKSAQFGYDGQGVKVVRKLEDLSRLPNVECIAEEMVNFKNELAVVVARNTKEEVKTYPVVEMEFHPEANQVEYVICPARIEESIGQKAVEVALKVSAHLEHVGLLAVELFQTQDNEILVNEVAPRPHNSGHYSIEASYTNQFEQHIRAILGLPLGKTDSKVAGVMVNLVGAEGHIGDVVYENIDAILEMDGVTPHVYGKKQTRPFRKMGHVTIVDEDMFKARRIAQQVKETIKVISK, encoded by the coding sequence ATGCATTTTTTCTCATCTGATTTTAAACTAGGTATTCTTGGAGGTGGACAACTGGGCAAAATGTTGCTCTATGAGACCCGAAAGTGGGATATCCAAACCAAAGTAATGGATACTTCCAAAGATGCTCCGTGCAAAATAGCTTGCAATGAGTTTGTTCTTGGAAATCTGCTGGATTTTGATGATGTATACAACTTTGGGAAGGATGTTGACATCCTTACCATTGAAATTGAAAATGTAAATGTGGAGGCCCTTGAAAAGTTGGAACAGGAAAATGTAAGGGTGTATCCTCCAACAAAAACCCTTCGAACAATCCAAAATAAGGCGACCCAAAAGTTGTTTTATACCGATAATGGCATTCCTACTTCGCCATTTACACGATTTGCCTATACTTCCGAAATTGAAGATAGTATTTCCAACGGTGGGCTTCAATTTCCATTTGTTTGGAAAAGTGCACAATTTGGGTATGATGGACAGGGTGTAAAAGTGGTGCGAAAATTAGAGGACTTAAGCAGATTACCAAACGTGGAATGCATTGCCGAGGAAATGGTGAATTTTAAGAATGAACTGGCCGTAGTGGTTGCTAGAAATACCAAAGAAGAAGTAAAAACCTATCCTGTTGTTGAAATGGAGTTTCATCCTGAAGCCAATCAGGTGGAATATGTAATTTGTCCTGCTCGTATTGAAGAATCCATAGGACAAAAAGCAGTTGAAGTGGCACTGAAGGTTTCAGCACATTTGGAGCATGTTGGTTTGCTTGCTGTGGAGTTGTTCCAAACCCAAGACAATGAGATTTTAGTGAATGAAGTAGCGCCCAGACCGCACAATAGTGGTCATTACAGTATTGAAGCAAGCTATACCAATCAATTTGAACAGCATATCAGAGCCATTTTAGGGCTACCTTTAGGCAAGACAGACAGTAAGGTTGCCGGGGTTATGGTAAACTTGGTTGGTGCCGAAGGACATATAGGCGATGTGGTTTATGAAAATATCGATGCTATTTTAGAAATGGATGGGGTAACACCCCATGTTTACGGAAAAAAGCAAACACGACCATTTCGAAAAATGGGGCATGTGACCATTGTGGATGAGGACATGTTTAAAGCAAGAAGGATAGCGCAACAAGTAAAAGAAACGATTAAAGTTATAAGCAAATAG
- a CDS encoding adenylate kinase → MIKLHDKTFKPYLREEQILAAVEKMAAEIAKDYKDKTPIFVGVLNGAFMFVSDFLKVYPYPCEVSFVRLSSYHGLTSTGIVETLLDVPENIDGRSVVILEDVIDTGRTLKQLVHLFSQTNVKEFKIASLFYKSEAYSGEYAIDYVGLEIPNDFIVGYGLDYKELGRNLREVYQLNQSNMINLVLFGKPGAGKGTQAGFLKEKYNLKHISTGDVFRYNMKNGTELGKLAKSYIDRGDLVPDEVTINMLKDEVEKNPDAAGFIFDGFPRTAAQAEALDNFLESKDMQINATIALEADDDILVARLLERGKESGRSDDQDENKIRNRFDEYNLKTAPLKSFYEKQGKFHSINGIGEIDEITTRLGKVIDSL, encoded by the coding sequence TTGATCAAGCTTCACGACAAGACTTTTAAACCCTATTTAAGGGAGGAACAGATTTTGGCTGCCGTTGAAAAAATGGCTGCTGAAATTGCAAAAGACTATAAGGATAAAACTCCCATTTTTGTGGGGGTCCTCAATGGCGCTTTTATGTTTGTTTCCGATTTTTTAAAGGTATATCCGTATCCTTGTGAAGTTTCATTTGTTCGCTTAAGCTCTTATCATGGTCTTACATCAACAGGAATTGTTGAAACATTATTGGATGTCCCTGAAAATATTGATGGGAGAAGTGTTGTTATTTTAGAAGACGTAATTGATACGGGAAGGACTTTGAAACAGCTAGTGCATTTGTTCTCCCAAACCAACGTGAAAGAATTTAAAATCGCATCACTTTTTTATAAATCCGAAGCGTACTCAGGAGAATATGCCATTGACTATGTTGGACTTGAAATCCCAAATGATTTTATTGTAGGATATGGTCTGGATTATAAGGAATTAGGTAGAAATTTAAGAGAAGTATATCAACTAAACCAAAGTAATATGATCAACCTAGTGCTTTTTGGAAAGCCAGGAGCTGGAAAGGGAACCCAAGCTGGGTTTCTTAAAGAAAAATATAATCTAAAACATATTTCAACAGGAGATGTGTTTCGTTATAATATGAAGAATGGTACGGAATTGGGAAAATTGGCCAAATCCTATATAGATCGTGGTGATTTGGTTCCGGATGAAGTTACCATAAATATGCTGAAGGACGAGGTCGAGAAAAATCCCGATGCTGCTGGTTTTATATTTGATGGTTTTCCAAGAACTGCTGCACAGGCCGAAGCATTGGATAATTTTTTGGAATCCAAAGACATGCAGATCAATGCCACTATAGCTTTGGAGGCTGATGATGATATTTTGGTAGCCCGCTTGTTGGAACGCGGTAAGGAAAGTGGACGTTCAGATGACCAGGATGAGAATAAAATCAGAAATCGGTTTGACGAGTACAATTTAAAAACTGCCCCTCTAAAATCTTTCTATGAAAAACAAGGAAAGTTCCATTCCATAAATGGTATAGGTGAGATTGACGAGATAACTACGCGACTTGGCAAAGTCATCGATTCTTTGTAG
- the obgE gene encoding GTPase ObgE has translation MTEGNFVDYVKVHVASGNGGKGSVHLHREKYITKGGPDGGDGGRGGHVIARGNNNLWTLVTFKFKKHFKAGHGEHGSKNRSTGADGQDVYMDVPLGTVVRDTETNEILFEITENGEEKIVAEGGMGGRGNWHFKSSTNQTPRYAQPGIPGQESHVTLELKVLADVGLVGFPNAGKSTLLSVMTSAKPKIADYEFTTLKPNLGIVEHRDFKSFVMADIPGIIEGAAEGKGLGHYFLRHIERNATLLFLIPADSNDISKEYEILLDELRRYNPELLDKERLVAISKSDMLDEELMGEMKVELDKDFKNVPYLFISSVAQQGIQELKDALWKLLNE, from the coding sequence ATGACTGAAGGAAATTTTGTTGATTATGTTAAAGTACATGTAGCCTCTGGAAATGGGGGTAAGGGTTCTGTTCATTTACATAGGGAAAAGTATATTACCAAAGGAGGACCTGATGGTGGCGATGGTGGCCGTGGTGGTCATGTAATTGCCCGGGGGAACAATAACCTGTGGACATTGGTAACCTTCAAATTTAAAAAACACTTTAAAGCAGGTCACGGAGAGCACGGAAGCAAAAACCGAAGCACAGGAGCCGATGGACAAGATGTTTATATGGATGTGCCTTTAGGTACTGTGGTTAGGGATACAGAAACCAATGAAATTCTCTTCGAGATAACAGAGAATGGTGAGGAAAAAATAGTAGCTGAAGGTGGAATGGGAGGCCGGGGTAACTGGCATTTTAAGAGTTCTACAAATCAAACGCCAAGATATGCCCAACCGGGAATTCCAGGACAAGAATCCCACGTAACATTGGAACTAAAGGTTTTGGCCGATGTTGGCCTTGTTGGTTTTCCAAATGCGGGGAAATCCACATTACTTTCTGTAATGACCTCTGCAAAACCAAAGATTGCGGACTATGAGTTTACCACCCTTAAACCAAATTTGGGTATTGTAGAACATAGGGATTTTAAGAGTTTTGTAATGGCCGATATTCCCGGAATTATAGAAGGGGCAGCTGAAGGAAAAGGTCTGGGGCATTACTTTTTAAGGCATATTGAACGTAACGCCACACTGCTTTTTCTAATTCCTGCGGATAGTAACGATATTTCAAAGGAATATGAAATACTTTTGGATGAACTTAGGCGCTATAATCCTGAACTATTGGATAAAGAAAGATTGGTTGCCATTTCCAAAAGCGATATGTTGGATGAAGAACTTATGGGAGAAATGAAGGTCGAGTTGGATAAGGACTTTAAAAATGTGCCTTATCTTTTTATTTCATCCGTGGCACAACAAGGCATTCAAGAACTTAAGGATGCACTCTGGAAACTTTTGAACGAATAA
- a CDS encoding DUF4136 domain-containing protein, which yields MRYLFSIVFFCFLTSCSSVRVNYDYDKATDFSSYSTYNYFSDIESGLSQLDEKRLVRVLDSTLLSKGYLLAEEPDFFINIISNEFRSSPNNAVGVGIGGTGRNVGGGVSVGLPLGNSGIQRRIQFDFVDAQRDALFWQASSESGFRENASPSVREERLRAVVKKVFSKFPPQKK from the coding sequence ATGAGATACCTTTTTTCAATAGTGTTTTTTTGTTTTCTTACCTCCTGTAGTTCCGTACGGGTAAACTATGATTATGATAAGGCTACGGACTTTTCGAGCTATAGTACCTATAATTATTTTTCGGATATTGAATCTGGACTAAGTCAGTTGGATGAAAAAAGGTTGGTTCGTGTTTTGGACTCCACACTACTGTCGAAAGGATATCTATTGGCGGAAGAACCTGATTTTTTTATCAATATTATAAGTAATGAGTTCAGGAGCAGTCCCAACAATGCTGTTGGTGTAGGTATTGGTGGAACAGGGCGAAATGTTGGAGGAGGGGTTTCTGTTGGATTACCATTGGGAAATTCTGGAATTCAGCGTCGCATTCAGTTTGATTTTGTAGATGCACAAAGGGATGCTCTGTTCTGGCAGGCATCAAGTGAAAGCGGTTTTCGGGAAAATGCGTCTCCAAGTGTACGCGAAGAAAGATTGAGGGCAGTAGTAAAGAAAGTATTTTCAAAGTTCCCGCCACAAAAGAAATAA
- a CDS encoding prolyl oligopeptidase family serine peptidase, with product MLCSTFGIAQAPAENSDTKEKTLPGNPELVSSDDELISLASLDEGDYRYTVEDYFANPKAFTFRFSPDGKYLSYRESDENGKQHIYVKNLATDEIKRAIEEKEELVRQYGWLNNGRLFYAMDKGGDENYHIYAVDLDGSNLKDLTPFDGVRAEFNELLREDKEHIIVSLNKNNPQVFEPYKVNLITGELTQLYTNDDPANPIAGYDFDKNGNLKGFTKMRDGVEMDLYYEDGNGGYKLMKSLSWKDSFGILNFNYATENPDDAYIISNLNSDKAEIVLYDLKEDKMIEQVFKNDQYDVQSMGFSRKRNYEIDYFSYEGEKNIVVPISNAYKQLDAKMKEELPGKQYSVLDATEDENLYMVYVDSDRLYGIYYAYNVAENSLKELYNTMPQLKEEDMSEMRPITFKSRDGITLHGYITLPKAALAGEKVPVIVNPHGGPQGIRDSWGFNPESQLFASRGYATLQVNFRISGGYGREFLESGFKQIGRKAMDDVEDGLKYVIDQGWVDADKAAIYGGSHGGYAVLRGLTKTPDLYACGVDYVGVSNLFTFMKTIPPYWKPYLKIIKEIWYDEDVAEEKAIMEEVSPVYQIDKIKKPLFVVQGANDPRVNIDESDQIVSALRGKGYDVPYMVRYDEGHGFGKEENRIQLYKSMMGFYAKHLGKQEIPTPLKD from the coding sequence ATGCTGTGCAGTACTTTTGGGATTGCCCAAGCACCAGCAGAAAATTCAGATACCAAGGAGAAAACCCTTCCTGGAAATCCAGAACTGGTAAGCTCTGATGATGAGCTTATTTCTTTGGCATCTTTAGATGAAGGCGACTATAGGTATACCGTAGAAGACTACTTTGCCAATCCAAAGGCCTTCACTTTTAGATTTTCTCCAGATGGAAAATACCTTTCCTACCGCGAGAGCGATGAAAATGGTAAACAACATATCTATGTTAAAAATTTGGCCACTGATGAAATCAAACGTGCCATTGAAGAAAAAGAAGAGTTGGTAAGACAATACGGTTGGCTCAATAATGGAAGATTGTTTTACGCAATGGACAAAGGAGGGGATGAAAACTACCATATCTATGCAGTGGATCTTGACGGGAGTAATTTAAAAGACCTTACTCCGTTTGATGGGGTTAGAGCTGAATTTAATGAACTTCTTAGGGAGGATAAGGAACATATCATAGTTTCTTTGAACAAGAACAATCCACAAGTATTTGAGCCCTACAAAGTAAATCTTATAACAGGGGAGCTTACGCAACTTTATACCAACGATGACCCAGCAAACCCAATTGCCGGGTATGATTTTGATAAAAACGGAAATTTGAAAGGCTTTACAAAGATGAGGGATGGTGTGGAGATGGATCTATACTATGAAGATGGAAATGGAGGATATAAGCTGATGAAAAGTTTAAGCTGGAAAGATTCCTTTGGTATTCTCAATTTCAATTATGCTACGGAAAATCCGGATGATGCCTATATCATTTCAAATTTAAACAGTGATAAGGCAGAAATTGTGCTCTACGATCTAAAAGAGGATAAGATGATAGAGCAAGTCTTTAAAAATGACCAGTACGATGTACAGAGCATGGGTTTTTCCAGAAAAAGAAATTATGAAATAGACTATTTTTCCTATGAAGGGGAGAAAAATATTGTGGTACCTATAAGTAATGCCTACAAACAGTTGGATGCCAAGATGAAAGAAGAACTTCCTGGAAAACAGTATAGTGTTTTAGATGCTACAGAAGATGAAAATCTATATATGGTCTATGTAGATAGTGACCGTTTATATGGAATTTATTACGCTTATAATGTAGCCGAGAATAGTTTGAAAGAGCTATACAATACAATGCCCCAGTTAAAGGAAGAGGACATGTCCGAAATGCGCCCAATAACCTTTAAAAGTAGGGATGGCATCACACTGCATGGTTATATCACCCTTCCAAAGGCTGCTTTAGCGGGAGAGAAGGTTCCAGTAATTGTTAATCCGCATGGAGGGCCACAAGGAATTCGGGATTCATGGGGTTTCAATCCTGAGTCGCAGTTGTTTGCCAGTAGAGGATATGCCACACTTCAGGTAAACTTTAGAATTTCTGGAGGTTATGGAAGGGAGTTTTTGGAATCTGGTTTTAAACAAATTGGAAGAAAAGCAATGGATGATGTGGAAGATGGATTGAAATACGTAATTGATCAAGGATGGGTAGATGCCGATAAGGCAGCCATATATGGTGGCAGTCATGGTGGCTATGCCGTTCTTAGAGGTTTGACGAAAACCCCGGATTTATATGCCTGTGGAGTAGACTATGTTGGGGTATCCAATCTTTTTACATTTATGAAGACCATTCCTCCGTATTGGAAACCCTATTTGAAAATCATTAAAGAAATTTGGTATGATGAAGACGTAGCGGAGGAAAAAGCCATTATGGAAGAAGTATCCCCAGTATATCAAATTGACAAAATTAAAAAGCCTTTGTTTGTGGTACAGGGAGCTAATGATCCACGGGTGAATATTGATGAATCGGATCAGATAGTGAGTGCCCTTAGAGGCAAGGGTTATGATGTTCCGTATATGGTAAGATACGATGAAGGCCATGGATTTGGTAAGGAAGAAAACCGTATTCAATTATACAAATCAATGATGGGCTTCTATGCCAAGCATCTGGGAAAACAGGAGATTCCTACCCCATTGAAAGATTAG
- a CDS encoding sensor histidine kinase has protein sequence MFIGIFSSSLLRWYLKRNVQFEAFGLKDFLKILASFIFGATLFGSLNYAFGHLYAKFGPGLSEAEIQMFKLYDGFWIQVINSLFIIGAWIVTYLVIKLLLKLNKDRIERLELNTNLKQAQLNTLKGQINPHFMFNSLNNIRGLMLEDVEKSRDMLTKLSEILRYSLTKNNINAISVQEELEVVDNYIDLSKIQFENRLDFEKHVDDNTLQLQIPPMIIQLLIENAAKHGISNLKNGGRIVLTIKMENEGLIIEVKNTGKLQIAKNSTQLGLKNIKQRLKLLYADKASFKLSEIADEVVANIKIPLT, from the coding sequence ATGTTCATTGGAATTTTCTCTTCTTCCTTGCTAAGATGGTATTTGAAGAGAAATGTTCAGTTTGAAGCATTCGGGCTTAAGGACTTTTTGAAGATTCTGGCATCTTTTATTTTTGGAGCAACCCTTTTTGGATCCTTAAATTATGCTTTTGGACACCTTTACGCAAAGTTTGGGCCTGGTTTATCCGAAGCCGAGATACAGATGTTTAAATTGTATGATGGCTTTTGGATACAAGTAATTAATTCACTTTTTATCATTGGAGCCTGGATAGTTACGTATTTGGTCATAAAATTACTCTTAAAACTCAATAAGGATAGAATAGAACGGCTAGAGTTAAATACAAATCTAAAACAGGCTCAATTAAATACTTTAAAAGGTCAAATAAACCCGCATTTTATGTTCAACAGCCTTAATAATATAAGAGGGCTTATGTTGGAAGATGTTGAGAAATCTAGGGATATGCTTACCAAACTATCGGAAATTCTTAGGTATTCGTTGACCAAAAACAATATCAACGCCATTTCAGTGCAAGAAGAATTGGAAGTGGTGGATAACTATATCGATTTATCCAAGATTCAATTTGAAAATCGACTCGATTTTGAAAAACACGTTGACGACAACACATTACAACTGCAGATTCCCCCGATGATTATACAATTGTTGATTGAGAATGCGGCAAAACATGGAATTTCAAACCTAAAAAATGGAGGAAGAATCGTTTTGACCATCAAAATGGAAAATGAAGGATTGATTATTGAGGTGAAAAACACCGGGAAGCTTCAAATAGCAAAAAACTCAACCCAACTAGGCCTTAAAAACATAAAGCAACGATTGAAATTATTGTATGCTGACAAGGCATCTTTTAAGTTGAGTGAGATTGCTGATGAGGTCGTGGCCAATATAAAAATTCCGTTGACATGA
- a CDS encoding LytR/AlgR family response regulator transcription factor: protein MKIRTVIVEDSRLARNELKELLKQHDEIELIGEAENVDIGYELIQKENPDLLLLDINMPEKDGFELLEMLDQVPITIFTTAFDEYAIKSFEYNALDYLLKPVNQKRFTMALDKVRVKLSKNQGEDHKTKKLSESSQIFIKDGEACWLVKIGDISHFEIVGNYTRVFFEDKKPLLYKSLNQVEEKLPENSFFRANRQQIVNTNFIENVVPWFNGKLKLHMKNGEEIEVSRRQSYIFKDRMSL from the coding sequence ATGAAAATAAGAACGGTAATTGTTGAAGATTCAAGGCTTGCACGTAATGAGCTCAAAGAATTGCTAAAGCAGCATGATGAAATTGAGTTGATAGGGGAGGCAGAAAATGTGGATATCGGGTATGAATTGATTCAAAAAGAAAATCCGGACTTATTGCTTTTGGACATTAATATGCCTGAAAAAGATGGTTTTGAACTTCTCGAAATGTTAGATCAAGTACCCATAACCATTTTTACGACTGCATTTGATGAGTATGCAATCAAATCTTTTGAATATAACGCCTTGGATTATTTACTCAAACCAGTTAACCAAAAGCGTTTTACAATGGCGCTTGACAAGGTAAGGGTCAAATTATCAAAAAATCAGGGAGAAGACCATAAAACAAAAAAGCTTTCGGAGAGCAGTCAGATTTTCATTAAAGATGGTGAAGCCTGTTGGTTGGTCAAAATAGGGGATATCTCGCATTTTGAAATTGTTGGCAACTACACAAGGGTATTTTTTGAGGACAAAAAGCCGTTGTTGTATAAATCATTGAACCAAGTTGAAGAGAAACTACCCGAAAATTCTTTTTTTCGCGCAAATAGACAGCAAATTGTAAATACCAATTTTATTGAAAATGTGGTTCCCTGGTTCAACGGGAAACTAAAGCTGCACATGAAAAATGGCGAAGAGATTGAAGTGTCACGAAGACAATCCTACATTTTTAAGGACCGTATGAGTCTTTAA